The following proteins are encoded in a genomic region of Dioscorea cayenensis subsp. rotundata cultivar TDr96_F1 chromosome 8, TDr96_F1_v2_PseudoChromosome.rev07_lg8_w22 25.fasta, whole genome shotgun sequence:
- the LOC120266943 gene encoding RNA-binding protein 47-like, with amino-acid sequence MPPKASAGGGRRKTVRKTVRRTTPRSNSRAKAQAPAESPPLSPAPLTADESHAIEPISEETPEITPIADTTPEITPIAEPSSSSPSMPLTSETTASEPVAEVAAAAEEAPEIEDPTVVEAPTPAAQVPEPTPKKTVTRVRKVVKKKIVVKKVPKASVTVKDDVQTEEEAVVPPIVAVEGCNPNSDSIPQNTKAVAVEHLEPPLMAQETEVKVEKIEAAEPSAQRPRAEVETENVASEEVKQEPMQEDEVKQVLIQEDQVQQDEMQEEEEEVKQEQMQEEEVKQEQLQEEEMKQEEIESGAAEEADALPDQDQKDGIEAQVSAGDVEKGISERQRRRKTEIFIGGLDRDAKEEDIRKVFETVGEIVEVRMMMDALTGKNKGYAFLRYAEATQAKKAVTVFKKVEVCGKLCGAAALEGNDTIFLGSIDKTWKKEDIIKLLHEIGVEKIDAVTVMTDPKNADLNRGFAFLELESNRDAQKAFKLLQKKDVFGKGRNIKVAWAEPLNDPDEEEMQKVKSVYVEGIPFSWGEEQLKERFEKFGNIERVVLARNIRSAKRKDFAFVNYKTREDALSCIELFEKEELMDNGSKINVKVSLAKPISKSKQNKGGFKFNKKDDNKDKTTFIQRDMKINGPSSKGNLYKGGQSSSAGDRKSTSTHELLDTLRHQTPWKQGQPGYSRGPNLQDYSHASQGGKRAFAALGDEVHYSDLRGYPRPRLDTFPPAGPSYGVMSHAIPNSSVPYHQRPTAGYTTGGLYGASDHPSTYQMRQGGPPYYGGNLYPRY; translated from the exons ATGCCGCCCAAGGCATCGGCCGGCGGCGGCCGGAGGAAAACCGTGAGGAAAACCGTCCGCAGAACCACGCCCAGATCCAACTCCAGGGCCAAAGCCCAAGCCCCAGCTGAATCCCCTCCTCTCTCCCCTGCCCCTCTCACTGCCGATGAGAGCCATGCGATCGAACCCATCTCCGAAGAGACGCCGGAGATCACCCCCATCGCCGATACGACGCCTGAGATCACCCCCATCGCCGaaccctcctcctcctctccttcCATGCCTCTGACCTCTGAGACCACCGCTTCGGAACCTGTTGCGGAGGTTGCCGCCGCCGCCGAAGAAGCACCTGAGATCGAGGATCCCACGGTCGTTGAGGCTCCAACGCCAGCAGCGCAGGTGCCAGAGCCTACTCCCAAGAAAACCGTTACCAGAGTTAGGAaggtggtgaagaagaagatcgTCGTCAAGAAAGTTCCGAAAGCATCTGTTACAGTGAAAGACGATGTGCAGACGGAGGAAGAAGCCGTCGTCCCGCCGATTGTTGCTGTTGAAGGTTGTAACCCTAATTCTGATTCTATCCCTCAGAATACTAAGGCTGTTGCTGTCGAGCATCTTGAACCTCCTTTGATGGCGCAGGAGACGGAGGTGAAGGTTGAAAAGATTGAAGCTGCTGAGCCCTCTGCACAGCGGCCGAGGGCTGAGGTTGAGACTGAGAATGTTGCATCTGAGGAGGTTAAGCAGGAACCGATGCAAGAGGATGAGGTTAAGCAGGTGCTGATACAAGAGGATCAGGTTCAGCAGGATGAGAtgcaggaggaggaggaggaggttaAGCAGGAGCAGATGCAGGAAGAGGAGGTTAAGCAGGAGCAGCTGCAGGAGGAGGAGATGAAGCAGGAGGAGATTGAGTCCGGGGCAGCGGAGGAGGCTGATGCCCTGCCTGATCAGGATCAGAAAGATGGAATTGAAGCTCAGGTTTCAGCAGGAGATGTGGAGAAGGGGATATCAGAGAGGCAGCGACGAAGAAAGACAGAAATATTCATAGGAGGGTTGGATAGGGATGCTAAGGAAGAGGATATAAGGAAGGTTTTTGAGACAGTGGGAGAGATTGTGGAGGTGAGGATGATGATGGATGCATTGACCGGAAAAAACAAGGGTTATGCATTCCTCCGATATGCTGAGGCAACTCAAGCTAAGAAGGCTGTCACAGTATTCAAGAAAGTTGAG GTATGTGGCAAGCTATGTGGAGCTGCAGCCCTTGAGGGAAATGACACAATATTTCTCGGAAGTATTGACAAAAcatggaagaaagaagat ATCATTAAGCTTCTACATGAAATTGGAGTTGAGAAGATCGATGCTGTTACTGTTATGACAGATCCTAAGAATGCAGACTTGAATCGTGGGTTTGCATTTCTAGAACTTGAAAGTAACAGAGATGCTCAAAAGGCTTTCAAACTACTTCAGAAGAAGGATGTTTTTGGCAAGGGTCGAAATATTAAAGTTGCTTGGGCTGAGCCATTAAACGATCCAGATGAGGAGGAGATGCAGAAG GTGAAATCAGTCTATGTTGAAGGAATACCATTTTCTTGGGGGGAAGAGCAATTGAAGGAGAGATTTGAAAAATTTGGTAATATTGAGCGAGTTGTCCTGGCACGGAATATACGATCTgcgaaaagaaaggattttgcGTTTGTTAACTACAAAACTCGTGAGGATGCTCTTTCATGCATTGAGTTATTTGAAAAGGAGGAGCTAATGGACAACGGTTCAAAG ATAAATGTGAAGGTGTCACTAGCTAAACCCATATCAAAGAGCAAGCAAAACAAAGGAGGGTTCAAGTTTAATAAGAAGGATGATAATAAAGATAAAACGACATTTATTCAGC GGGATATGAAAATAAATGGTCCATCTAGCAAGGGGAACCTTTATAAAGGAGGTCAAAGCAGTAGTGCTGGAGATAGAAAGTCCACTTCAACTCATGAGCTATTGGATACTTTGAGGCATCAAACACCTTGGAAGCAGGGACAACCAGGATATTCAAGAG GCCCCAACTTGCAGGATTATTCACATGCTTCTCAAGGAGGAAAGCGTGCTTTTGCTGCATTG GGAGATGAAGTACATTACTCTGATTTGAGAGGGTACCCCCGCCCACGCCTGGACACTTTTCCACCTGCAGGCCCAAG TTATGGTGTGATGTCCCATGCCATCCCCAACTCTTCTGTGCCTTATCACCAACGGCCAACTGCTGGATACACAACTG GTGGCCTCTATGGGGCTTCTGATCATCCAAGCACCTATCAG ATGAGACAGGGAGGACCTCCTTACTATGGTGGCAACCTATATCCTAGAT